In Phaeobacter inhibens DSM 16374, the following proteins share a genomic window:
- a CDS encoding TRAP transporter small permease subunit, with protein sequence MAGSAAVLEDGSLISRWDRQLLRLERVMALISGLAVFSLMVLAVVSVGGRNAFNAPLPGYVDWIEQVMPLIAFMGISFVQRDGSHIRMDLVISALRGRALWLFELISVLLILALMLALLWGSWSHFLRSFDFAAPLWSRDSSIDIGLPIWPAKLLAPVAFAVLCLRLLLQVWGYGRALVLGLARPAAVPLVQSAAEQAAAEAEHLGGVSTSASDRD encoded by the coding sequence ATGGCAGGCAGTGCGGCGGTGCTGGAAGATGGCAGCCTGATCAGCAGATGGGACAGGCAACTGCTGCGGTTGGAACGCGTGATGGCGTTGATCAGTGGCCTTGCGGTGTTTTCACTGATGGTGCTGGCGGTGGTATCGGTTGGCGGGCGCAACGCGTTCAACGCGCCCCTGCCGGGGTATGTTGACTGGATCGAACAGGTGATGCCGCTGATTGCCTTCATGGGTATTTCTTTTGTGCAGCGGGATGGCAGCCATATCCGGATGGATCTGGTGATCTCTGCCTTGCGTGGGCGGGCGCTTTGGCTGTTTGAATTGATTTCTGTCCTGCTGATCCTGGCTCTCATGCTCGCGCTGCTTTGGGGGAGCTGGTCACATTTTCTCCGCTCCTTTGATTTTGCCGCACCGCTATGGAGCCGCGACAGCTCGATCGATATTGGCCTGCCGATCTGGCCTGCCAAGTTGCTGGCGCCTGTGGCGTTTGCAGTGCTGTGCCTTCGGCTGTTGCTGCAGGTTTGGGGCTACGGTCGGGCGCTGGTGCTGGGGCTGGCGCGCCCCGCCGCAGTGCCACTGGTGCAAAGCGCGGCTGAACAGGCCGCGGCAGAAGCTGAACATCTGGGCGGAGTGTCAACCTCCGCCAGCGACCGCGACTAA
- a CDS encoding sensor histidine kinase: protein MSALRQAIALSLAFLVLLTLGGLLLDDVITEEFRAETEEALREEYQRISDRLTREGRFPEEIVTAEVFSDSGVGYAVLRADGKVLGPVLRGAFDSQGFDILEAEALFQPKALETLDRIFDLIDEDDEEELSDSGPAAEETAAGQLAFDVAFESEADLGWRIYSGAVLDGHLVVYAPGVSAFGSDLTSVILVFVVILSLPALIIGLIFGIRAQRRLNRIGAGFDRIADGELDLRLAPKVIRDDIDELAARIDGATERLQASIRQMSDFSANIAHDLRTPLTRLRLHLDQADEAEDQTAHREAAIAQMDDIIAIFGAIQRIARMQSQGRRDGFAAVDLGVVVEQVHEIYEAVAQDAGQSLSCRITNAATIHADRSLIMQLLANLIENAIRHAGEGARIAIDLSGSRLVVTDDGPGIPEAERGRVLDPLYRLDRSRNTAGAGLGLAMVKAIAELHEAELALMYTADERGLRIEVRFPQP, encoded by the coding sequence ATGAGTGCGCTGCGGCAGGCGATTGCCTTGTCGCTGGCCTTCCTGGTTCTGCTGACCCTTGGCGGGCTGCTTCTGGATGACGTCATCACCGAAGAATTCCGCGCCGAGACCGAGGAGGCTCTGCGCGAGGAATATCAGCGCATTAGTGACCGACTGACGCGCGAGGGACGGTTTCCTGAGGAAATCGTGACCGCCGAAGTCTTCTCGGACAGTGGCGTCGGCTATGCGGTGCTGCGGGCTGACGGCAAAGTTCTGGGACCGGTCCTGCGCGGCGCCTTTGACAGCCAGGGATTTGATATTCTTGAGGCCGAAGCCCTGTTTCAGCCTAAGGCGCTTGAGACGCTTGACCGGATCTTTGATCTGATCGACGAAGATGATGAGGAAGAGCTCTCCGACAGCGGACCCGCGGCCGAGGAGACCGCTGCGGGGCAGCTTGCCTTTGATGTGGCCTTTGAGAGCGAGGCGGATCTTGGCTGGCGGATTTACAGTGGCGCGGTTCTGGACGGACATCTTGTGGTCTATGCACCGGGCGTCAGCGCCTTTGGGTCCGATCTGACCAGCGTTATCTTGGTTTTTGTGGTCATCCTATCGCTACCTGCGCTGATCATCGGGCTAATCTTTGGCATCCGGGCGCAGCGTCGACTGAACCGGATCGGAGCCGGGTTTGACCGTATTGCGGATGGCGAATTGGACCTACGGCTGGCACCAAAGGTGATCCGCGACGATATTGACGAGCTGGCCGCGCGTATTGATGGCGCGACGGAACGCCTGCAAGCTTCCATTCGGCAGATGTCTGATTTCTCGGCCAATATTGCCCATGACCTGCGCACACCGCTGACGCGTCTGCGGCTGCATCTGGATCAGGCCGATGAGGCCGAAGACCAGACCGCGCACCGGGAGGCCGCAATTGCGCAGATGGATGACATCATCGCCATCTTTGGCGCGATCCAGCGGATTGCCCGCATGCAAAGCCAGGGACGACGCGATGGATTTGCCGCAGTAGATCTGGGTGTGGTGGTTGAGCAGGTGCATGAGATTTATGAGGCGGTGGCACAGGACGCGGGACAAAGCCTGTCCTGTCGGATCACCAACGCCGCCACCATCCATGCCGACCGCAGCCTTATCATGCAGTTGCTGGCCAATCTGATCGAAAACGCCATTCGCCACGCAGGTGAGGGGGCCAGGATTGCCATTGACCTCTCCGGCAGTCGGCTTGTGGTGACGGATGATGGTCCCGGCATCCCGGAGGCTGAGCGGGGGCGCGTGCTGGATCCGCTCTATCGGCTTGACCGCAGTCGCAACACTGCCGGGGCGGGTCTGGGGTTGGCCATGGTGAAGGCCATCGCTGAACTACACGAGGCTGAACTGGCGCTGATGTACACTGCGGACGAACGCGGGTTGCGCATTGAGGTGCGGTTTCCTCAGCCCTGA
- a CDS encoding response regulator transcription factor, giving the protein MRILLLEDDPEIGTWTVKGLTAAGHVVDWIENGREALLAATTRDYDVLVFDRMTPDLDGLSALKTLRSARITTPLILLTALGAVEDRVEGLEAGADDYLSKPFAMTELLARITALGRRGRAEAAETATRLSHRGLDLDLLSQTCACNGTTVLLNPKEFRLLEVLMRSKGRIQTRAMLLERVWDINFDPSTSVVETHMSRLRNKIEKPFGLEFIKTVRGSGYMFID; this is encoded by the coding sequence ATGCGAATACTCTTGCTGGAAGATGATCCCGAAATCGGGACCTGGACGGTCAAGGGCCTCACGGCCGCAGGCCATGTGGTTGATTGGATTGAAAACGGCCGTGAGGCGCTGCTGGCCGCGACGACGCGGGACTACGATGTGCTGGTCTTCGATCGGATGACGCCGGACTTGGACGGGTTGTCGGCGTTGAAAACATTGCGCTCGGCGCGCATTACCACGCCCTTGATCCTGCTCACCGCCCTTGGTGCAGTGGAGGACCGGGTCGAGGGGCTTGAGGCCGGCGCGGATGACTATCTCAGCAAGCCCTTTGCCATGACCGAGCTTCTGGCCCGGATCACCGCCCTTGGTCGTCGCGGGCGGGCCGAGGCCGCAGAAACAGCGACGCGGCTCTCGCATCGCGGGCTTGATCTGGATTTGCTTAGTCAGACCTGCGCCTGCAACGGGACAACCGTTTTGCTGAACCCCAAGGAGTTTCGCCTGCTAGAGGTTCTGATGCGCTCCAAGGGGCGGATCCAGACCCGGGCGATGCTGCTGGAGCGGGTCTGGGATATCAATTTCGATCCGTCCACTAGTGTTGTCGAAACCCATATGAGCCGCCTGCGTAACAAGATTGAAAAACCGTTTGGGCTGGAGTTCATCAAAACCGTGCGCGGGTCAGGGTATATGTTCATTGATTAG
- a CDS encoding ATP-binding protein, protein MFFQWLKHYMPRSLYGRAALILLVPIVTLQLVVSVVFIKRDLEDLTVQMTLTMLRELRLLEETMAPAASQQEALLLAEPLLQPLQMQIRFLEPGEPVPLDQMGLLEFSGRVVRNTLQATAPQFISAQFPNTRRVQLVLASDHGPMALVFDRRRVTAAAPHQLIVTVIAFGFLMTIIAFVYMRNQLRPIKQLADAAQAFGRGRTEPYSPHGANEVRAAGSAFLDMRARIERQMEQRTLMLSGVSHDLRTPLTRMKLGLSMLDEEDAEPLRQDVDEMQALLDAFLDFSRGVSTSEPEEVDPYVMITLLVDGWRRQGKDVMLGEMSGKGKVMLRGSAIRRAVQNLISNAVRYGTRARVSVAMTEKFLRIRVEDDGPGIAEADRAEATRPFTRLDPARNQDLGSGVGLGLAIVTDIARAHGGTLRLEQSAALGGLQADIVIGL, encoded by the coding sequence ATGTTCTTTCAATGGCTCAAACACTATATGCCGCGCAGCCTGTACGGGCGGGCAGCGCTTATTCTACTGGTGCCGATTGTGACGCTGCAATTGGTGGTGTCGGTTGTGTTCATCAAACGCGATCTTGAGGACCTGACGGTCCAGATGACCCTGACCATGCTGCGGGAATTGCGACTGCTGGAGGAGACCATGGCGCCGGCTGCCAGTCAGCAGGAGGCGTTGTTGCTGGCAGAACCTCTGTTGCAACCCTTGCAGATGCAGATCCGGTTTCTGGAACCAGGGGAGCCGGTGCCGTTGGATCAGATGGGGCTCTTGGAATTTTCCGGGCGGGTGGTGCGCAATACGTTGCAGGCGACTGCGCCGCAGTTCATTTCGGCCCAGTTCCCCAACACCCGCCGGGTACAGTTGGTGCTTGCGAGTGATCACGGCCCGATGGCTCTGGTATTTGATCGGCGCCGGGTGACCGCGGCGGCACCGCACCAGCTGATCGTGACAGTGATCGCCTTTGGTTTTTTGATGACGATTATCGCCTTTGTCTACATGCGTAATCAGCTGCGTCCGATCAAACAACTCGCCGATGCCGCGCAGGCCTTTGGGCGGGGGCGGACGGAGCCTTATTCGCCGCACGGCGCGAATGAGGTGCGGGCGGCCGGCAGCGCGTTTCTGGACATGCGCGCACGGATCGAGCGGCAGATGGAGCAGCGGACCTTGATGCTCTCGGGAGTGAGCCACGACCTGCGCACCCCACTCACAAGGATGAAACTTGGCCTGTCGATGCTGGACGAGGAGGACGCCGAACCGCTGCGGCAGGATGTGGATGAGATGCAGGCGCTCTTGGATGCGTTTCTTGATTTTTCGCGTGGGGTTTCGACCAGTGAGCCGGAGGAGGTCGACCCATATGTGATGATCACGCTGCTGGTGGATGGCTGGCGCCGACAGGGTAAGGATGTGATGCTGGGTGAGATGAGCGGCAAGGGCAAGGTGATGCTGCGCGGGTCTGCGATACGGCGTGCGGTCCAAAACCTGATCTCCAACGCAGTACGCTATGGCACGCGGGCGCGGGTGTCCGTGGCCATGACCGAGAAATTTCTGCGTATCCGGGTTGAGGATGATGGCCCCGGTATCGCCGAGGCCGACCGGGCTGAGGCGACGCGCCCCTTCACCCGGCTGGATCCGGCGCGCAATCAGGATCTGGGCAGTGGCGTAGGTCTCGGACTTGCCATCGTGACGGATATCGCCCGCGCCCATGGTGGTACGCTGCGGCTGGAACAAAGCGCAGCATTGGGCGGGTTACAGGCCGATATCGTGATTGGCCTGTAA
- a CDS encoding tetracycline resistance MFS efflux pump, translating into MKLTGPFLFILATLMIDAIGVGIVFPIMPDLMLRVGAQSTAEGALWSGIMMSAYAAAMFLFGPIVGSLSDSYGRRPVLILALVTLTIDYVIMALAQTYWMLLIGRVIAGMAGATYITATAYISDIAKPTERGAAFGMIGAAFGIGFVLGPALGGLASGLHISAPFWIAAGLSALNVVFGIVILPESLKPENRRPFGKRDLNPFGTLIRAFVIPGLAIPLICIFVFEFANLVYPTLWSFWGREVFGWDGFTIGVTLSAYGVLIAVVQAGILPQMTKRLGDYKTLIIAMVAAVIAMIGFGLASAIWVVVVFLPIAALSDMAPPLITAFAANRVGEDQQGVVQGVIASLSSVAAVVAPLVLTGVFERFVGEAEWYLPGAPFLVAAVLVLALAPLVLRLRDHDNRSSD; encoded by the coding sequence ATGAAGTTAACCGGCCCTTTCCTGTTTATTCTGGCCACATTGATGATCGATGCCATCGGCGTTGGCATCGTGTTTCCGATCATGCCAGACCTGATGCTGAGGGTCGGCGCGCAAAGCACGGCCGAAGGCGCTTTGTGGAGCGGCATCATGATGTCAGCCTATGCCGCCGCGATGTTTCTGTTTGGCCCGATTGTAGGCAGCCTGTCTGATTCCTACGGGCGCAGGCCGGTTCTGATCCTTGCGCTGGTGACGCTCACCATTGACTATGTGATCATGGCGCTGGCGCAGACCTATTGGATGCTGTTGATCGGGCGCGTCATCGCGGGGATGGCGGGCGCGACCTATATCACGGCAACTGCCTATATTTCCGACATTGCCAAGCCAACAGAACGCGGCGCTGCGTTTGGCATGATCGGGGCGGCGTTTGGCATTGGTTTTGTGCTCGGGCCAGCGCTTGGCGGGTTGGCATCGGGCCTGCATATCAGCGCGCCGTTCTGGATTGCAGCCGGTCTCTCCGCTCTCAACGTGGTGTTTGGGATCGTTATCCTGCCGGAGTCCCTGAAACCTGAGAACCGTCGGCCGTTTGGTAAACGCGATCTCAACCCCTTTGGAACGCTGATCCGCGCCTTCGTCATTCCGGGGTTGGCGATCCCGCTGATCTGCATCTTCGTCTTTGAGTTCGCCAATCTGGTTTACCCGACGCTCTGGTCCTTTTGGGGCCGTGAGGTGTTTGGCTGGGATGGGTTTACCATTGGTGTGACCCTGTCTGCCTATGGCGTCCTGATTGCTGTGGTGCAGGCTGGAATCCTGCCGCAGATGACCAAACGACTAGGGGACTATAAAACCTTGATCATCGCGATGGTGGCGGCGGTGATCGCAATGATCGGCTTCGGTCTCGCCAGCGCAATCTGGGTTGTGGTGGTCTTTCTGCCGATTGCTGCCCTGTCCGATATGGCGCCACCGCTGATCACCGCCTTTGCGGCCAACCGGGTTGGCGAAGACCAGCAAGGTGTGGTGCAGGGGGTCATTGCGTCGCTGTCATCCGTCGCAGCCGTTGTGGCGCCGCTGGTGTTGACAGGGGTGTTCGAGCGATTTGTCGGTGAAGCCGAATGGTACCTCCCGGGCGCGCCATTCCTGGTCGCGGCAGTGCTGGTTCTGGCATTGGCGCCGCTGGTCTTGCGTCTCAGGGATCACGATAACCGTTCGTCAGACTGA
- a CDS encoding TRAP transporter large permease, whose translation MEPIEIGLWVSGFLLATVLLGMRVAFAAGLAGLVGLVWIFWAKFGYDPERFTKAVTIAVKTAGQVPHSKVSSQALSLIPTFILIGYLAYYAGLTKALFEAAKRWLAWVPGGLAVSTVFATAGFAAVSGASVATSAVFARIAIPEMLKIGYDKRFAAGVVAAGGTLASLIPPSAILVIYAIIVEQDVGKLLLAGFIPGAFSAVVYGLLIIGMAMTIKGFGPAVTGFTWKERLVSLPPALPILFVVATIILFVYNPFGGDAWGTPTEGGAIGAFVVFLMALYRGMRWAELKDALLETAKLSVMIFTIIWGVLIYVRFLGFAELPAAFSDWITSLTLSPMLILICILLAYAVLGMFMDAIGMLLLTLPVVYPAVMALNGGEYVSAAESTFGMSGPMCAIWFGILVVKMAEFCLITPPIGLNCFVVAGVRDDLTVQDVFKGVTPFFIADGITIAILVAFPSIVLWLPSLA comes from the coding sequence ATGGAACCTATCGAAATCGGCCTCTGGGTCAGCGGCTTTCTTCTGGCGACGGTACTTCTGGGAATGCGGGTCGCTTTTGCCGCCGGCCTTGCCGGGCTGGTTGGCCTCGTCTGGATTTTCTGGGCCAAGTTTGGCTATGATCCTGAGCGTTTCACCAAGGCGGTGACCATTGCGGTGAAGACCGCCGGACAAGTGCCTCATTCCAAGGTCTCCAGTCAGGCGCTCAGCCTTATCCCGACCTTTATCCTGATCGGCTATCTTGCCTATTATGCGGGGCTCACCAAGGCGCTGTTTGAGGCTGCGAAGCGCTGGCTCGCATGGGTGCCGGGTGGTCTTGCGGTTTCCACCGTTTTTGCCACCGCTGGCTTTGCCGCGGTCTCTGGCGCGTCGGTTGCAACCTCCGCTGTCTTTGCGCGCATCGCCATCCCGGAGATGCTGAAAATTGGCTATGACAAACGCTTCGCGGCGGGCGTGGTTGCGGCTGGGGGCACGCTGGCCTCGCTCATTCCACCATCGGCCATTTTGGTGATTTATGCGATCATCGTTGAGCAGGACGTGGGAAAACTGCTGCTTGCAGGCTTTATCCCAGGTGCCTTCTCAGCGGTGGTTTACGGTTTGCTGATCATAGGTATGGCGATGACGATCAAGGGGTTTGGCCCCGCCGTCACCGGCTTCACCTGGAAGGAGCGGCTTGTCTCTTTGCCGCCTGCGTTGCCGATCCTTTTCGTCGTCGCGACAATTATCCTGTTTGTTTACAACCCCTTTGGTGGCGATGCCTGGGGTACGCCAACCGAAGGCGGCGCAATCGGGGCCTTTGTGGTGTTTCTGATGGCGCTTTATCGCGGCATGCGGTGGGCGGAGCTGAAAGACGCGCTGTTGGAGACGGCCAAACTGTCGGTGATGATCTTCACCATCATCTGGGGTGTGCTGATTTACGTGCGCTTTCTGGGCTTCGCCGAGCTGCCGGCGGCGTTTTCCGACTGGATCACCTCGCTGACGCTCTCGCCGATGCTGATCCTGATCTGCATCCTGCTGGCCTATGCGGTTCTTGGCATGTTCATGGATGCGATTGGTATGCTGCTGCTCACTCTGCCGGTGGTCTACCCGGCTGTGATGGCGCTCAATGGCGGCGAATATGTTTCAGCGGCGGAGAGCACCTTTGGCATGTCCGGTCCGATGTGTGCGATCTGGTTTGGTATTCTGGTGGTCAAAATGGCCGAATTCTGTCTGATTACCCCGCCCATTGGTCTGAACTGTTTCGTTGTGGCGGGGGTACGCGACGATCTGACGGTGCAGGATGTGTTCAAAGGTGTGACACCGTTCTTCATTGCGGATGGGATCACCATCGCGATTCTGGTTGCCTTCCCGTCAATTGTACTGTGGCTGCCCAGCCTCGCCTGA
- a CDS encoding MBL fold metallo-hydrolase produces MQAPDDFNPPAGIAETLEPGLRRILAPNPSPMTYCGTNTYLLGDTDVAVIDPGPANEAHLQSILAALGPGQRISHILVSHSHLDHSPLARPLAEATGAPVYAFGDALSGRSAVMTSLAEAGLAGGGEGIDINFAPDISLSDGETLTGPDWQLEVIHTPGHLGNHIALAWGDACFTADHVMGWASSLVSPPDGDLTDFMASCRRLAARDWRVFYPGHGAPVAAPATRLAWLIDHRTGREAAILAELTAGPATVTELTARIYTETPPSLRVAAERNVFAHLVDLAGKSQVAADGPLSFGARFRNLR; encoded by the coding sequence ATGCAGGCACCCGATGATTTCAATCCCCCCGCCGGGATCGCCGAAACGCTAGAGCCCGGATTGCGCCGTATTCTGGCCCCGAACCCGTCGCCGATGACCTATTGTGGCACCAACACATATCTGCTCGGCGACACTGATGTTGCGGTCATTGATCCCGGTCCGGCGAATGAGGCACATCTGCAATCAATTCTCGCGGCCTTGGGACCGGGTCAGCGCATCAGTCATATTCTGGTCAGCCACAGCCATCTGGACCACTCCCCTCTGGCACGTCCGCTGGCAGAGGCCACCGGCGCGCCGGTCTATGCCTTTGGCGATGCCCTCTCAGGGCGCAGCGCAGTGATGACATCGCTCGCCGAAGCGGGGCTGGCCGGTGGTGGCGAGGGCATCGATATCAACTTCGCGCCGGACATCTCTCTGAGCGATGGGGAGACATTAACCGGACCCGACTGGCAGCTGGAGGTGATCCATACCCCCGGCCATCTCGGCAACCATATCGCCTTGGCTTGGGGGGATGCCTGTTTCACCGCTGATCACGTGATGGGTTGGGCCAGCTCTCTGGTCTCGCCCCCGGATGGTGATCTGACCGATTTCATGGCTTCTTGTCGGCGGCTGGCCGCCCGCGACTGGCGGGTGTTTTACCCCGGCCATGGGGCACCGGTTGCCGCCCCCGCCACCCGGCTCGCCTGGCTGATTGACCACCGCACGGGGCGAGAGGCCGCGATCCTTGCCGAACTCACCGCCGGTCCCGCCACCGTCACCGAGCTGACAGCGCGGATCTACACCGAAACCCCGCCTTCCCTACGCGTCGCCGCTGAGCGTAATGTCTTCGCACACCTCGTTGATCTTGCCGGGAAATCCCAGGTTGCAGCCGATGGCCCTCTGTCATTTGGCGCGCGTTTCAGAAATCTGCGCTGA
- a CDS encoding PepSY domain-containing protein — protein sequence MVTKTTTGIVMTATLIAFGFAAQTARAETIFEPDLTYEQMLNAPIGVEQAMSIAKEQAKGRVIELSMEEFNSKPVYEATIAAPTSLTEVIISAGDGAVLSTARQTAATPELMQQLIEEDIEDVMEFAALMDGAMFNGDRHDDDDDDEDGHCAVTDDKG from the coding sequence ATGGTTACCAAGACCACCACCGGTATCGTCATGACTGCCACGCTGATCGCCTTTGGCTTTGCAGCACAGACAGCGCGCGCCGAGACGATTTTTGAACCGGACCTGACCTATGAACAGATGCTGAACGCCCCCATCGGTGTTGAGCAGGCCATGTCCATCGCCAAGGAACAGGCAAAAGGGCGTGTGATCGAGCTCAGCATGGAAGAGTTCAACAGCAAGCCTGTCTATGAGGCCACCATCGCCGCGCCCACCAGTCTGACGGAAGTCATCATCAGCGCCGGTGATGGGGCCGTTCTCAGCACCGCGCGTCAGACTGCGGCGACCCCTGAATTAATGCAGCAGTTGATCGAAGAAGACATCGAAGATGTGATGGAATTCGCAGCGTTGATGGATGGCGCGATGTTCAATGGTGACCGTCACGACGATGATGATGACGACGAAGATGGACACTGCGCCGTGACGGACGACAAGGGCTAA
- a CDS encoding glycine zipper domain-containing protein — MKMIFAGCAMLVTVAACSNSFDEPLLTDGPRQVGYEADLGACRALAEGHTEKTLQSGAVTGAVIGGIIGAVDSKDGDRADDALVGAVLGGGVGALEGQSERDEQRRTILIRCMQGRGHRVLA, encoded by the coding sequence ATGAAGATGATTTTTGCAGGATGTGCGATGCTTGTGACTGTTGCTGCGTGTAGCAATAGCTTTGATGAGCCACTCCTCACAGACGGCCCCAGACAGGTTGGATATGAGGCAGATCTGGGGGCATGCCGGGCTTTGGCGGAAGGGCATACGGAGAAGACGTTGCAATCCGGTGCTGTCACAGGCGCGGTTATTGGCGGCATCATTGGTGCCGTGGACAGCAAGGATGGCGACCGCGCGGATGATGCGCTGGTTGGCGCGGTGCTTGGCGGTGGCGTTGGCGCCCTTGAGGGGCAGAGCGAGCGGGATGAACAGCGGCGCACCATTCTGATCCGTTGTATGCAGGGACGTGGGCACCGCGTTCTGGCATGA
- a CDS encoding C4-dicarboxylate TRAP transporter substrate-binding protein: protein MNTYLTVATAAIAGLSIAGSAAATEWNVSVWGKRRAFTEHVEKLAELVSEKTGGEFTMNISYGGLSKNKENLDGISIGAFEMAQFCAGYHRDKNPTITVLELPFLGVANLEEEVAVSHAVYAHPAVQKDLARWNAKLLMTSPMPQYNIVGTGEARDELGEFKDMRVRATGGIGKAFSAVGAVPTSVTATEAYNAMESGVVDTVAFAQHAHLSFGTINKADWWTENLNPGTVNCPVVVNTDAYEALSDAEREALDSSVDEAIAHYLANYGALLEKWDSVLAEKGVEKVTISEDQLAEFRKVAADPIREQWIADMSAQGLPAQELYDLVQKTLSDQRSGS, encoded by the coding sequence ATGAACACTTATCTGACCGTCGCAACTGCGGCGATTGCGGGCCTGTCCATTGCAGGCAGTGCGGCCGCCACCGAATGGAATGTCTCCGTCTGGGGCAAGCGGCGCGCCTTTACCGAACATGTTGAAAAACTGGCTGAGCTGGTCTCTGAGAAGACCGGCGGCGAATTCACCATGAACATCAGCTATGGTGGCCTGTCAAAGAACAAAGAGAATCTCGACGGGATCTCCATCGGTGCCTTCGAGATGGCGCAGTTCTGCGCCGGGTATCACCGGGATAAAAACCCGACGATTACCGTGCTAGAATTGCCATTCCTAGGTGTTGCAAACCTTGAGGAAGAGGTGGCCGTCAGCCACGCGGTTTATGCACATCCTGCCGTGCAGAAAGATCTGGCGCGCTGGAACGCGAAGCTGTTGATGACCTCGCCGATGCCGCAGTACAATATCGTCGGCACAGGTGAGGCCCGTGATGAGCTGGGCGAATTCAAGGATATGCGTGTGCGGGCCACCGGTGGCATCGGTAAGGCGTTTTCTGCCGTTGGTGCCGTGCCTACCTCCGTAACCGCGACCGAGGCGTATAATGCGATGGAATCCGGCGTGGTTGACACCGTTGCCTTTGCCCAGCATGCACATCTGAGCTTTGGCACCATCAACAAGGCCGACTGGTGGACTGAGAACCTCAACCCCGGCACCGTGAACTGCCCGGTTGTTGTGAACACCGATGCCTATGAGGCGCTGAGCGATGCTGAGCGCGAGGCGCTCGACAGCTCCGTGGACGAGGCGATCGCACATTACCTCGCCAACTACGGTGCCTTGCTTGAGAAATGGGACAGTGTTCTGGCCGAAAAAGGCGTCGAAAAGGTCACCATTTCCGAAGACCAGCTGGCAGAGTTCCGCAAAGTGGCCGCCGACCCGATCCGCGAACAGTGGATTGCAGACATGAGCGCTCAAGGCCTGCCTGCACAGGAGCTTTATGATCTGGTGCAGAAAACCCTGAGCGATCAGCGGTCAGGCAGCTGA